In the Bicyclus anynana chromosome 22, ilBicAnyn1.1, whole genome shotgun sequence genome, CCACCCCACATTTTTTTCCACACACAAAAACCAATAGTGCACGCCAAACGCAATAAGGGTggcaacaatatttttttgtctatgGCAACGCTCGATCGATATTTTTCCCGCGCGAACACCGCATTGGCGGGTTACCATAGATTATATCCAACCAGTTTGTACAACAAAAGAGGcctttatgtaaaattttattcattccATTTTTTCGTTCGGTAACGGTTTGAAGCGATTCTTTTGGAGTTCGGTAATGGCAGGGGTTGTTATTAAAAAGGGGTAGTTTTTTGTGCGGCGTCTCCGCACGCGATTTAGGGACGAAATTACTTTCGGCACGCACTTCGTCTGGTTATAATGTTAGGATTATCGATCgatttacaaatttttattaagcTGTATCCGTTTTGAAgcccattatattattatgagagTTACTGTATCCCCAGAGGTAAATGATTGtcaactaataatttaaaacttttgaaGTAATTACTTTAAGAAGTAGCATGCAGGGATATCTATGCACACAGAGTACCTAAACACATAGAAAGAGGAATAACtcccaatataaaataaaaatctcaataCGTTTACGCATTTATGGATTATGTGTACTGATTCGAATAGAAagtttcagtgttggatagcctaTTCATTGAGAACGACTACAATATGATATTCGTttgttatcaacccgtatttagctcactgctgcgctcgagtctcctctcagaatgggaggggttaggccaatagtagtcctccacgctggcccaatgcggattagtagacttcacacacgcagaaaattaagaaaattctctctcaggtttccttcaccgtttgagattcgtgatattaaatttcttaaaatgtcccacccggattcgaacccacgccctccgcagtcggagacagaggtcatatccactgggctaccacggctcacataatataatatacttatctaATAACATGGCTAACCGCAAGGTACATTAGAATATAATGTTTGAAAGTTCATATTTGAATACTAGGATACAACAGACATAAAacaccgaaaaaaaaacaacatgctAAGTTGTCAagcaggcggggatcgaactctgGACTTCTCGACATTGAGTCTGTTTCTTTCGATTAGTCGAAcccaaaacaataaaaaataattaaaaagttaaaaaagttatAGTTTGTCTATGGCAACAAAACTAAAAGCTCTATTGTCTATTCCAGTGGTCGTGACGTCAGCGCCTGCTAACGAAGCCGAGCTGCAGTTATACAGGGTGATGCAACGTGCCAGTCTACTCGCCTACTACGACACGTTATTAGAAATGGGTAAgttacaagtaaaataaaaatggacaagtgcgagttggatTTGCCCACTGAAGTTCCGTACTTTTAGTAGCAGAGGATCCAAATTTGAAACGGTCTTCACCCACCTGTTTAATGGATGTTACGTGttgtcaacttgagaacctcctctttttttaaagtcggttaaaaaattaataagtatgttaaagaaatatattgagaGTAGGACATCTAAAAATTCCTTGgcgaaattaattattattaaccaagTACTAAGTTCTCAAgtgatgtgatagcccagtagatatgacctctgcctccgattccggagggcgtattttcgaatccggtctggagcatgcacctccaacttttaagttgtgtgcattttaagaaattaaatatcacgtgtctcaaacggtgtagggaaacatcgttaggaaacctgcacataattttcttatttctctgcgtgtgtgaagtctgccaatccgcattggaccagcatggtggactattggcctaacccctgtcattctgagagaagactccagctcagcagtgagccgaatatgggttgataatgatgatgtactaAGTTAAAACAAAACTCTTTCGCCATCCGCCTATGTACTTTTTCAAAGTTTCATTTTTCTCTgttcatcaaaatcagtttattgtttaaaaacagacaaactgacagaccTTAGcctttaaaaaatttatatttattttctaaatactGTAGTAGTGTAgcctagtagtagtagtttctTAATGATCAAGTGATTaagaaaaactaataaaatccCGAAATTTTGAgtttcactttattttttttattctttacaagttagcctttgactacaatctcacctgatggaaagtgatgatgcagtctaagatggaagcgggataacttgttaggaggaggatgaaaatccacacccctttcgttttctacacggcatggtaccggaacgcttggcggtacgtctttgccggtagggtggtaactagccacggccgaagcctcccaccagcaagacctggacaaattgGACCtggagaaaatctcaatctgcccagccggggatctaacccaggacatccgtcttgtaaatccaccgcgcataccactgcgccacggaggccgtcaaatataaaaaattaaattcttcacTATTAAGACTACGCATATACTGAGTAACTCGAACAGACAGTTAAAAAACCTCGTCTTCTGAGCTCATTAAAAAAACGCATCTTAAAGCCAGAGAAACGCGCGAGAGAAAAAACCAAATTTCCATAAACGAAAAAAGAGCAGACGTCCCGAGCGATgcaaaatgtgtttttatttcattatttttatacttttttaatgttCGCAATTACGCGCTCCAAGGAAGGTTAGGAAGGGTTCGACCGTTCCTTGgcgcttttgtttttttttctcgaaTACCCCTTCGCAAAATGGTCACGTAAGATATTTGCATATTCGCCTAAATTAGATATGTGTGCTGGTCTTTTTTTTGATTATCACACGTTTTTGCGACGAACAATGACAGCGGAATGAACTTGCGTTACCACTGTCTGTCTAGTTGCATTATAATAATGTGCTTTGTTTCGTTTTTTCTTCTGGGAGCTATGTTTTTGAGAGATTTCTTCATTGagattaagtttttaaatacatttgataAACACACATTGTTAATAATTCTGATTTATCTCTCGAAATTATTGAGTAGCTAGTTAACAGAACGCTATGTTGGTTTAAAATATGACGTAATATTAAATGATCACCATTTAATATTACGTCATTTTTTTTGCCactttataataacaataactatTTCTTACAAACTTAAATACAGTGTTGTCCTTTGAAGCTGGCATAAATATGATGGACATAGCTTCTCACAAATAACGCTAATCATgcattaaatttcatttaaacatatataatattcaaaGGTAAAAGTTaggtaatttataaacaaaaccaAGATGCCTCTTTTTTCTGTTTATAGACCATGTACttaaaaagtagtaaaaagaAATAGATGATATTACGTAAATACTCAACATCTCAATTGATTCAAATACATATTATCTTCATATATATCACAgctgatttgtttttttttcaggaggCGACGACGTCCAACAGCTTTGCGACGCGGGAGAGGAGGAATTCCTAGAAATAATGGCTCTAGTGGGCATGGCATCGAAACCACTCCACGTGAGGCGGCTCCAAAAAGCCCTGCAAGAATGGGTGAACAATCCAGCGTTATTCCAAATTCCCATCGTCCCAAATTTGTGCCCCTCAGAAAACCCTTTCTTACCATGCAACCAAAGACTATTGAACATCCCACCCAACATTCCTCATCTACCTCGAACAGTAGCATCACCTGATAACGACAGACCAATGTACAGCCCTTCACCTGGTGCTCCAGAAAACTCTTGCAGTTCAAATACATCTGCTCCTAACGCAAGTCCTGTACATAGTCAAAGCACGTTTACTAAAATAGTCCTTCCCGTATCACCTGCGCCCACTGCCCCAGTAACCACCACTACCAGGTCCTTTTCCCCCCAAAGCGCATGTCCACCAGCATCCTCTGGTTCTAGTCCGAGCTCAGTGACCTCTCCTGTACATTTAACACCAGTTTTATTAGACGTTCACGTACAAAAGTTAGCAGCTGCAGCGGAAAAGTTAAGCAAACATTTACCGCAGTTAGAACCGAAACCACAGAATACTAAAAAGAAGATGTGTAAAGACTTGgagttagtgatgatgatgccGGAAACCGATCCGAGAAGGATGGAGGAGATAAGGAAGTACGCAGCGATATATGGAAGGTTTGACTGCAAACGGAAGCCGGAGAAGCCTTTGACGTTGCATGAGGTTTGTTATATCCCTAATTACCAATTTATCCCGATTCTATCCTATTCTTTGGCTTCTGTTGTAATAATAGATAAGTAAATAGATCTGGAGCTTTTCACATCCTCTTCCATCCTTACTTCTTCTGCATTGCATCCTTATAGAATCTACCTTCTGAATAGCTTTTCTGATTGACTTCACTTTCTAAGGGTAAACTttacttgaaatatatgaatttgaTTTTAAACAGGTGATGGTAAACGAGGCAGCCGCTCAGATGTGTCGATGTGTACCCGCGCTGCTGACGCGGAGAGACGAGCTGTTCCCACTGGCCAGACAGCTCGTGAGGCGCGCTGGTCTGCACTACTCCAAGCATGGGtaagttaacatttaaatgataaatcGTAAGGCAAAGTTTTTGTAACAAGCTTACAGAAAGCGGTAACCCTCGAGACGCTGTTTATTGTGACGAGGTACCTCATTCAGGAGCCCTGATCGCCGATGATCTGGACCTCACAACGGAAGAGGCAATCCTCGCAATGGTAGCTCCAGTacattaacaaattttaatggtttttaatCAGTAGCATGAGGAAAGAAAATAGGTATTGGTTATGTTTAAAGAAAGAGTTTTGTATATCAACAGctaataagattttaaaaactatctttaatatttgttagtctaataatatttgtttaatcttTTCCAGCCTCCCACCAACTACTGCGAGTGACGACCGCGAACGGGATGATGACGAGACACCTAGCAAACGGCCGCGGCAGGTCGCCACCACTGAAATTGACCTCACAACGTAGCACCCGCCTGTAGCAACACTAACTGATCTAACACCGCTTGTAGATACATATTTTACAAAGGAAGGGGATCTAACATAGAGGATTTAGACTTACAAACCTGTTCCATTAGACcattttttgaattaaaaagtaaaatatttaaaaaaaaataagaaacaaaaaaaaggaaTTATAAAAGACTAAAATATGAAAGTAACGAACAAAAagttattaaatgttaataacTTTCTTAATAGAAGTAATATTCAAATTTGGTTCTAAGCTATATATAGTGACGTAACATCCCAGTCAATCCAATTGAATTTCAGagtattttaaacaacaaaCATACGTTCAGGATAAAACCACCTAGAACATTATTggaatttttttatctatttggaTGAAAACTCTAATAAGAAAGTACCTATATttcgtataaaattataacacgtaatattatgtattcttaTCAGTTTTGCTCCGATATATTGTCATATTACTATGCTTACAAGATTTCCTATTTCTAGTAAGAACCTTGAATAAATTCGGACCAAATAAGTTACCTTGGCATACTTaactgtttttttgtttgttattaaattgCTGGGAAttcctaataataaaatactcatACTCAGAGAAAACATATTTTCCTACTTATAATTTTGCATCAACATGTTTATATTTGCTATTAACTTTTAGTTGCGGTAAAGGTAAGCATGACACTATCGAATGCttttatcaaaataacttaatatttctaaacctaaaatattcattttcagTTGCGGTAAGTATTATGCTTTTATTTGTTGCAAAATGttgtataagtaaatattttatatactttattttattttattttattcacttaATTAACCGATATTCTGTATTATCTAATTAAACTTCCTAAGCTCGTTATGGACACTAACTGCTTGCAATTTGTTAAGTAAGAGTACTTTGACTTTTGAATATACTTTAACcctatataatatgaaatcttTTACATCTTAAAATAAtttctgggttcgatctccggaaGGGAAGTTTCTTGGACGAAACTTAAAGACTTGTACTTATATTTTTGCAGTCTTAACTTTTATGAAGGTTATTAAATTCATGATCATATTGCTTAAACTTTGTCTATGTAACATTGCATGAGTCGGACAATTATGAATCAAGTCAACCATGGTGGGTTGTTTTCCTTCCAAGCCATCGTCTGAGAGTTCGATAGCAAATGTGTCCCCTGAAAATCATCCGACAAAGTTACCAATTAATttcttctttgtttattttgcaaaagTTAGCTCTTATGTTGtaattttttccattttataaagtaaactaacaaCCAATCTTATAAAATGATATAATTACAACTTCAGAGTCGATTTTTGCATAAATTAAGcggaaatttatttttctaaatatttttcaggACGGAGACGACGGTAATGGAGTCAGGGCTAGTCCAGAGGCTGCAAGGAGTTCTAATCATGGGTAAGCttacatttttacaaattgatattataaagtaggtagataaaatacattttgaaacaTGCTCTTAAATGTGTAATATATATTGTCCGCgtgcaattcagtttttcacaaatcctatgAATAtgaatgtgttaatccaggctatatactatatctatttcaaatttgagttaattcggttcagtagtcgcggagtgaaagagtaacaaacattcataatatCAAAATCTTCAGTTTTTTTTGCGAACCTCGGGAAAACATGAactttttcgggacaaagagtaccctatgtgtaaaatctatttccattccaaaagtGTAAGTACCGTAGGCTCCTTaggggacctcagcggcgtcaccggggggtttgggcgagcgcagaagcatcgcctgatggggcccgaaggcagaagcagagtagaagggcggaacgactctctaagggcgtcttctctgagactcggacctcggcttagagggccgttcgggaagggtgttttagaatgagtgtatcagtccgggcgcccccgagatcgtgagttaaaaagcccacgtctgggtgacgtcagatatcggggacctcgtcttcgccggcgaagacgctgtgtagcttgtgtttgtgttgcctgagaatgattgtcgttcgttatgtcatcgtcaggatcgtaaaggacgttttttgggcgccTAAATCTACAATCAACGTTGGGATCAGGGGTGTACAAgttcaaataggctgataatgtcTGTTGTGTAGTGacgtaataggctagttgacacgcTTAAAATTGCTTATTATCGTTTAATTAGaccgtaaaaaatattttaagacttAAATActctcaaattttaattttaaaatgtacttttAAAAACGTCCGAAAACGCTGTCCGCCATAGGTCTATCTGTGCCATTACGTCAAGcatgttttgtttattagatTTCGCCTttcagatttttattaataaccgtgattttttaatatgtataccGAAAATTACCATTTCTGCATTGAGATTTTAACAGATAATTCCAAAATTTGAATCAAATTATtacagtacgatgtcgtgtagaaaccaaaaggggtgtgaattttcatcctcctcctgacatgttagcccgcttccatcttagattgcatcatcacttaccatcaggtgtgaatgtagtcaagggctaacttgtaaagaaaaaaaaaaaactatcctaTTATATTCTTATTGTCCCCAGCTGGTGGGGCATGAAGACAGAGAGCGATGACGCCGACTCCAGGTGTTCATACTCCAGCACCAGCACTCCGCCGCCCGTGAGTCCATTACttgcttttactttttttttattttaataatcgcCAACTAAGCGCCGGCTCCTTAGGTTCGACCTCttcaagttaataataaaaaaattacagcttcactagctcaacggtaaagcggttgcactcatcaccgaggggtggttcgatccccgcccgctggagtatagtcgtacccactcctaatacagtatttccagACTAGTTGGAagtgaatggaaatattggtcatatttaaaaaatatgacaaatattctttaagaaaaaaGAATGTTCCTGCTGCTGCATAGCTGGATATTATGTCTTTAAAGAATGGTCgcattatattatacaaaaaaaaacagtgtcAATGCATCAACCATTCCACTAGTTAAATTAAGCTAATAATCACATCCTTTATTTGCAGGAAACTGATGAATCTCGTCCACAAGTGGTAGCAGCGCGAGGTGACAGCATCATAGCGGTCGCTAATCCTGCGCTACAGCCTCCTCACCCCGCCAGGAATCATTCCAACTGACCAGTGCTGCCAGAGAGGTGACACATAGCGGTCACCAACCCCCGCATCCCGCCAGGAATCACTCCAACTGACCAGAGGGGGCAGCCAAGTAACACGTCATAGCGGTCGCCAACCCCGCGCTACAGCCCCCGCATCTTGCCAGGAACCATCGCAACTGATCAGTGAGGGCAGCTTGATGACGCATAGCGGTCGCCAACCCCGCGCTTCAGCTTCCGTACCCCGTCTGGTACCACTTCAACTGACTAATGAGGACAGCAAGGTGACATATAGTGGTCGCCATATTCAGTAGCCGCGCTACAGCCCCTGCACCTTGCCAAGAACCACTCCAACTGACCAGTGGGGGCAGCCAAGTAACAGGTCATAGCGGTCGCCATCCTAGCGCTGCAGCCCCCGCACCCCGCAAGGAATCACTCCAACTGACCAGTGCTGCCAGAGGGGTGACACATAGCGGTCGCCAACCCCCGCACCCCGCCAGGAATCACTCCAATTGACCAATGGGGGCAGCCAAGTAACACGTCATAGCGGTCGCCAACCCCGCGCTTCTGCCCCCGCATCCCGCCAGGAATCACTCCAACTGACCAGTGGGGGCAGCCAAGTAACACGTCATAGCGGTCGCCATCCTAGCTCTGCAGCCCCCGTACCTCGCCAGGAATCACTCCAACTGACCAGAGGGGGTAGCCAAGTAACACGTCATAGCGGTCACCATCCTAGCTCTGCAGCCCCCGTACCCCGCCAGGAATCACTCCAACTGACCAGAGGGGGTAGCCAAGTAACACGTCATAGCGGTCACCATCCTAGCTCTGCAGCCCCCGTACCCCGCCAGGAATCACTCCAACTGACCAGAGGGGCAGCCAAGTAACACGTCATAGCGGTCACCATCCTAGCTCTGCAGCCCCTGCACCTTGCCAAGAACCACTCCAACTGACCAGTGGGGGCAGCCAAGTAACAGGTCATAGCGGTCGCCATCCTAGCGCTGCAGCCCCCGCACCCCGCAAGGAATCACTCCAACTGACCAGTGCTGCCAGAGGGGTGACACATAGCGGTCGCCAACCCCCGCACCCCGCCAGGAATCACTCCAATTGACCAATGGGGGCAGCCAAGTAACACGTCATAGCGGTCGCCAACCCCGCGCTTCTGCCCCCGCATCCCGCCAGGAATCACTCCAACTGACCAGTGGGGGCAGCCAAGTAACACGTCATAGCGGTCGCCATCCTAGCTCTGCAGCCCCCGTACCTCGCCAGGAATCACTCCAACTGACCAGAGGGGGTAGCCAAGTAACACGTCATAGCGGTCACCATCCTAGCTCTGCAGCCCCCGTACCCCGCCAGGAATCACTCCAACTGACCAGAGGGGCAGCCAAGTAACACGTCATAGCGGTCACCATCCTAGCTCTGCAGCCCCCGTACCCCGCCAGGAATCACTCCAACTGACCAGAGGGGGTAGCCAAGTAACACGTCATAGCGGTCACCATCCTAGCTCTGCAGCCCCCGTACCCCGCCAGGAATCACTCCAACTGACCAGAGGGGGTAGCCAAGTAACACGTCATAGCGGTCACCATCCTAGCTCTGCAGCCCCCGTACCCCGCCAGGAATCACTCCAACTGACCAGAGGGGCAGCCAAGTAACACGTCATAGCGGTCACCATCCTAGCTCTGCAGCCCCCGTACCCCGCCAGGAATCACTCCAACTGACCAGTGGGGGCAGCCAAGTAACACGTCATAGCGGTCGCCATCCTAGCTCTGCAGCCCCCGTACCCCGCCAGGAATCACTCCAACTGACCAGAGGGGGCAGCCAAGTAACACGTCATAGCGGTCACCATCCTAGCTCTGCAGCCCCCGTACCCCGCCAGGAATCACTCCAACTGACCAGAGGGGCAGCCAAGTAACACGTCATAGCGGTCACCATCCTAGCTCTGCAGCCCCCGTACCCCGCCAGGAATCACTCCAACTGACCAGAGGGGGTAGCCAAGTAACACGTCATAGCGGTCACCATCCTAGCTCTGCAGCCCCCGTACCCCGCCAGGAATCACTCCAACTGACCAGAGGGGCAGCCAAGTAACACGTCATAGCGGTCACCATCCTAGCTCTGCAGCCCCCGTACCCCGCCAGGAATCACTCCAACTGACCAGAGGGGGCAGCCAAGTAACACGTCATAGCGGTCGCCATCCTAGCTCTGCATCACCACACAGCAGCTTCATAGTTAGGTTCACATTGGACCTGACTACAGCCCATCCTGATTTCGTCCCATTCGATCCCAAGGACAACGTTATCGTCAGAACGCGCTAAAGAAAACCGCACATAAGGGGCCCCGGTCGTGCTTTCGCCTGGACCCTTACGGGTCCGAGAGAATAACGTAATCGCGCTGTCACTGTGTGTGTGCCAAATGCCATAACAGTTTCGTTTAGGCCCAGTACATTGGAGTCCCACGTCGGGCGCCAATTGATCAATGCCAATTGCCAATCTTGACAATAtcaatacaaatcatgcccacctACCATCATGTTTCAACAATACCCACTTTGACTGCATTTTCGCGTTGGACAGTCAGGATgatttatatcattattatcagccaattTATTTAATCCAAACCGCTTGACCACAATCGCAGCTATAAGTATCAATAAGTCCAGATGTGGCTTAACGAAAATTTAAGTTATTCAAGACAATGACACCATCTTAGATATGGAAACGGGTAAATAGGTACAAGCGAAAAATGGGatcttggtatttttaaataaatcagagAAAGAAGATTCCGACAAGGAAATACATTCCatcacataaatataaaatcacaaatattGTTGTAAATAATGAACATAGTTTATAGATTATTTGGAAGCCATATATGCCTTTTAGTCATTATTTATGTAAGTCGTTTAATACTATAAGGTTGTATATAATTGAATGACGAACttaataagaaattttaaaagtttcaaaagtgttttttatttatctacttagttacttatttataatttcatttgtatatacatttttgtatatgtttctaaaaatgcacattttTTGGAAGTCTATAAAATATTGCTCAAATTGCGGTAAATGTTTTTTCTAGGCCACATTCTTACCTATAGTCTAGCAAgttagttgatgacactcccatgatatgcggtcGACGGGGGGAAtgactgcgcggatgtgaaacCATCCGTACGGGGAAGTgatgtgcatcagtcgtgggtttttcattcatagctacacgccccccggcccgcgcggactatcgggagtgttacgaacgaagttgccaagctataggaaGAACTGGATTTTTAGAAACTTTTCTTAATTAACTTGCCTTAACTCatggatttcatcatcatcttctatTGTTCAGGTTTTCAGGTTCTATGAGTGCAacttaaatttgaaaatatcaATTGTATTGTTGATTTTAAGGctttgtatttgtctttgtcaGAGGTATATCAAAGAATTCTAACTAACCTTCACAAGTTTGATTTAATCTATTGTTATtgagtattttgtatttaatattattttatgtaaattgtgttggtacatttattaatttaattattacattttattttcatgacaTTTTGACAAGCAATACGTTTATATatgacatttaaaattttattttaaaacataccttcacaattaagtttaatttttaattacttgtgTCTTTCTAAATTGTTGTACGCCATAAATGGTCAAATGCAATGAATGAATATTGTTATTCTGTGTActctcaacaaataaatgaataaataagtcCTGTGATACACCGGTGTCTGACATGGTTTATAGACGTGGGCATTAGTCCtgacaaatatatattataatatgacgaaggtctggctgtaaCATACTCTCAAACTACTCGTACTAGCACGGATATGAGAAGTAATGGGATGGCTGATATGACTGTCTTTCTAACGGAACCAGAgcgttagccctcattcgcacgagagttttctTAACGCACGTTAAaatagcgttcaaatacaacaaacgcATTCTAAGTGTAATATGTTCATACGACATTGTTTTTAtaacacgacgttttttttcgagcagtgttgcatttaaattttgggcgttggaaatattatttatttagctttataatatatttaaacaacttcatttagctttataatatatttaaacgctttatAACGCACGTTAAAATAGCgatcaaatacaacaaatgcattcccaagaaTAGTTATCCAAGTATTtggacgcttttttatcgagcattgtggcattttcaattttgggtgttggaaatagaccatgaattaaattaagaacgtaaATAAAATCGCCAACGCTCAGTTTTAACGTAACGCTTTTTtaattctcgtgcgaatgaggacttgGCTAGTTTATGTTATGTGCGTACTAGCTTTGAATGACTTTGTCACAAATTCAACCGTGGATATTCCGTACACTCATGTTCCTAGTAAATAGACCAGCTTTCCGGTTACGTTATTTATAACTCTCGATTCAATATGTAGATTAAAATGCGTTGAAGTCACAGCATTAGTAAAATATACGCGCTACGAATCGTAATACTACGTAGCACAGACTAAATGTGCTGGATAGACGGaactaatttgaaatttaatctatcaactaaaaatatctaatagaaAATGTTTGCGGAAAAGCAAAACCAAGTAacgcattttataatattttccttgGTATTAGTCACGTAACTTTGCGGCAACCCTTTAAACTTTGTTGtcgtttttgtatgtaacgaatataCTCAAAAACAACTAgaccgatatgaaaaattctttcacctatTAGAAAATTACACTGTCAgggagtaatataggctatacctttatccgtattcccacggaaatggGAAATATgctggtgaaactgcgaggttcAGCTAGTAATACAGACGGCCTGGATTTGATACGATAGCGCACCTCTAGCGCTATCTATCTTTTTTCTTACTCTTTGTGATGTTCACTAATTTATTAGGATTTATAAGATTAGGTGATGCAATGATGAGTCAAATGGaccattttatttgtattcataAACACAACCTTTACCTTGCTAACTCGTACAAAGTTAAtcttttaaaatcttatttttttttataaaacaattccAACACTGTACAAAGCCTTTAAATcaaaagatataattattataatgtaattataaattttagatTTACCTAATATTAAGGTTGTAAATATTCCCTGTAAACATAAGAAATAAGTAGATTATTAggaattatgtataattatttgtGCGCCATagtgtgttgtaattattaatatgtataaataaataacacagttgtatacattttgtaattatctgcatattttatttgaatataccTATTTCCCCCAATTTTTTTCCCTTAATAGTGAAAACGAGCAATACTTTTTCCCGGGTTAAGCGTGCAGCCAAAAAATAGA is a window encoding:
- the LOC112057708 gene encoding NGFI-A-binding protein homolog — its product is MCASEKGDMESPGEETGRVPPHTPATQPNGSNKIIGRNVNGTMVVTSAPANEAELQLYRVMQRASLLAYYDTLLEMGGDDVQQLCDAGEEEFLEIMALVGMASKPLHVRRLQKALQEWVNNPALFQIPIVPNLCPSENPFLPCNQRLLNIPPNIPHLPRTVASPDNDRPMYSPSPGAPENSCSSNTSAPNASPVHSQSTFTKIVLPVSPAPTAPVTTTTRSFSPQSACPPASSGSSPSSVTSPVHLTPVLLDVHVQKLAAAAEKLSKHLPQLEPKPQNTKKKMCKDLELVMMMPETDPRRMEEIRKYAAIYGRFDCKRKPEKPLTLHEVMVNEAAAQMCRCVPALLTRRDELFPLARQLVRRAGLHYSKHGLPPTTASDDRERDDDETPSKRPRQDGDDGNGVRASPEAARSSNHGWWGMKTESDDADSRCSYSSTSTPPPETDESRPQVVAARGDSIIAVANPALQPPHPARNHSN